One genomic region from Bacillus sp. SLBN-46 encodes:
- a CDS encoding gamma carbonic anhydrase family protein, with protein sequence MIYPYKDKYPLIAESAFIADYVTITGDVEIGEQSSVWFNSVIRGDVAPTRIGNKVNIQDNSILHQSPNNPLILEDEVTIGHQVILHSCIIRKRALIGMGSIILDQAEIGEGAFIGAGSLVPQGKKIPPNTLAFGRPAKVIRELTEEDIKDMTRIYTEYAEKAQYYKSLQS encoded by the coding sequence ATGATTTACCCATATAAAGATAAGTATCCATTAATCGCTGAGTCAGCGTTTATTGCCGATTATGTAACGATAACTGGTGATGTTGAAATTGGTGAGCAGTCCAGTGTTTGGTTTAACTCAGTGATTAGAGGGGATGTTGCCCCCACCCGAATTGGTAATAAGGTAAATATCCAAGATAACTCTATCTTACACCAAAGCCCTAATAACCCGCTAATTTTAGAAGATGAGGTAACCATCGGTCATCAGGTCATCCTTCACAGCTGTATCATTAGAAAACGAGCATTAATTGGTATGGGCTCCATTATCCTCGATCAAGCTGAAATTGGTGAAGGGGCCTTTATAGGTGCAGGCAGCCTTGTTCCTCAAGGTAAAAAAATTCCACCTAATACCTTAGCATTTGGCAGACCAGCAAAAGTTATTAGAGAATTAACCGAAGAAGATATAAAAGATATGACAAGAATCTATACAGAATATGCAGAAAAGGCCCAATATTATAAGTCACTTCAATCATAA